The segment GCGCGACTGGCGAAGGTCAAGGCCGACCGTGATGACGTCGCGGTCAAAGAGGCGCTTGCTGCGCTGTCACGCGCGGCCGAGGGAGATGACAACCTGATGCACAAGCTGATCGATTGCGCAGGCGCCTACTGCACGGTCGGGGAGATGGTCTCGGCGCTCAAGGCAGTGTGGGGCGAGTTCGTGCAACCGGTGGTGTTCTGACATGGCGACACGAGTGCTGGTCGCCAAGCCCGGTCTGGACGGTCACGATCGCGGTGCCAAGATCGTCGCCCGCACCTTGCGCGATGCCGGTTTCGAGGTCATCTACACCGGCATCCGGCAGCGCATCGAGGACATCGTGTCCATCGCCCTGCAGGAAGACGTTGCCCTGGTCGGCCTTTCGATTCTGTCCGGGGCGCACGTGGCGATGACCAAGCGCACCGTCGACGCGTTGCGCGCCGCCGATGCCGGTGACATCGCCGTCGTGGTGGGCGGGACCATCCCGGAATCGGACGTGCAGAAACTGCTCGACGCCGGTGCGGCCGCGGTGTTCCCGACCGGTACCGCGCTGGAGACCCTGGTGACCGAGGTGCGGGCGCTGACGGAGAAGGCAGGGGAACACGCATCATGAGACTGGGCGTGATGATCGGGGCCGAGCGCGGCGACATGTCCCGCAAGGTCAAAAAGCTGGTCTCCGATATCGAGTGGGCCGACTCGGCCGGTCTGGCCACCGCATGGATGCCGCAGGTGCCCGACGATTTCGACCTGCTGACCATGGTGTCGCTGATGGCCTCGCACAGCACCCGCATCGAACTGGGCACCGCGGTGGTGCCGCTGCAGGCTCAGCATCCCATTGCACTGGCGCGCCAGGCACTCTCGGTGCACGCCATCTCGAATGGTCGACTGGCCCTGGGGGTGGGACCGTCGCACCATTGGATCATCCGGGACATGCTCGGGTTGCCCTATGACAAGCCCGCCGCCTACACCCGCGACTATCTGCAGGTGTTCAACGCGGCCATCGCGGGACCCGGTCCGGTCGACGTGGAGAACGATCACTTCACCGTGCACAACCCCACCGCGCTGGCCGCCGAGTCGCCGATGCCGGTGCTGGTGGCCGCGCTCGGCCCGGTGATGCTGCAGATCGCCGGTGAGCACGCCGACGGGACATCGCTGTGGATGGCCGACGAGAAGGCCATCGGCGAGCACATCGCTCCCAAGATCAACAAGGCGGCGGCCGGGGCAGGCAAGCCCGCGCCCCGCATCGTGGCCGGCATCCCGGTGACGCTGTGCGCGAACTCCGAGATCGACTCGGCGAAGGATCGCGCCAACCGGATCCTGGCCGAGGCCGAGACCTCGCCGAACTATCAGCGACTGCTCGACCGTGGCGATGCCCGCACCGTCGGTGATCTGTGTGCCGCGGGAGACGAGGAGTCGATCCTCAAGCGGTTCAAAGCCTTCGCCGATGCCGGCGTCACGGATCTGTCGGTACGGCTACTGCCGATCGGGGACACCCGTGACGAGTTGATCGCGTCCAAGTACCGGACCCGTGAGGTGATCGCCGAGCTCGCCAAGCAGGTCCGATGAGCGCTTGCTCGAAGAGAAGAGTGCGACAGTGACGGGTCCGCTATCCGGCATCCGGATCATCGAGGTCGGTGTCATGCTGGCCGGTCCGTACGCCACCATGCTGCTCGCCGATCTCGGCGCCGAGGTCATCAAGGTGGAACCGCCCGGCGGTGAGATCTCCCGGCAGGTCAGCGACAGCTATTTCGCCAGCCTCAACCGCAACAAGCGCAGCGTGTGCCTGGATCTGCGCTCGGCCGAGGGGCAGACCAAACTCGGCGAGCTGGTGTCGGATTCGCATGCGCTGCTGGTCAACATGAAACCGTCGGCGATCAAGAAGCTCGGGCTGACCTATCAGCATCTGCGCCGGCACAACGAGCAGATCGTGTGTGTCGCGCTCACCGGATACGGCCTGCACGGCGGCGACGACCCGGCCTTCGACTATGTCATCCAGGCCGCGACCGGGGTGGCGGCAATGACCGGTGATCCCGACGGTCCGCCGACACTGCCCGGATACTCGGCGGCGGACAACTCGACCGGGCTGACGGCCGCACTGGGGCTGCTGGCGCAGATCGTCTCCGGGCGGGGCGGGCAGGTGGACGTGTGCCTGCGCGACGTGATGCTCTCGCAGCTGAACTACCGGGCCGCGGCGTACCTCAACGACGGTACCGCCCCGAAACGGTATCCCTTCGGGGCGCACTCCTATTACGTTCCCGCGCAGCTCTTCCCGACTGCCGACGGCTATCTGGCCTTGTTCATCACCCACGACGGGTTTTGGAGGTCGTTCGCGGCTGAGGCGGGGGTGACCGGCTTCGCGACGATGGCGCAGCGGGCTGCCGCACGTGAGGACGTGCTCACCGCGGTGACCGCGGCGCTGGCCGGTGACACCGCGGTCAACTGGGAGCGGCGGCTCACACTGCTGGGTATTCCGGCCGCCGCGGTGCGGTCATTGCCCGAGGCGCTGGAAGCCACTCCGGATCTGGTGGTGCAGGCCGGCGATTTCCGGCTGGTGGCCAGCCCGATCAAGATCGACGGCTTCGCCCCGGAGTATCGGCCCGCGCCGGTCTTCCAGGCGGCTCAGTCGTCGTAATTCACCGTCAGCGGGCCCGGATCCGGGATCGCCTGGCACGTCAGCACATAACCCTCTTCGACCTCGTCGTCGTCGAGCGCGTCATTGACCTTCATGGTCGCGCTGCCCTCGCTGAGTTTGGCGATGCAGGTGCCGCAGTTGCCGGCCTCGCAGGCGAACGGGGGTGTCAAGCCGGCGCGGCGGGCGGTCTCCAGTAGCGTGTCCCCGGCGACCGGCAGGATGGTGGTGCGGGCACCGTCGAGCAGGATCGTCACTTCGTCGGCGGGCACTGGTTCGGCCGTCATCAAACTCTCCTGGGCGTCGGATTCTGACAAATGGAGAATAACATTCTCCATTACGGATAAGATAACCGATTGATGGCTGCAGTGAACGAACCGGTCCTTGCGTTCGGGGTCCGCCAGTACAGCATGGCAGAGCTGGACGCGCTGTCCGATGGGATGGCCGCGGTGCTGGCCGCGCGGGGCGTGACAGCCGGTGATCGGGTGGCGTTGATGTCGTCGAATCGGCCCGAGTTCGTCGTTGCCCTGCGGGCGATCTGGCGGCTCGGCGCTGCCGTGGTGCTGATGAGCCCGAGTTGGAAACCAGCCGAGGTGGCCCACGCGCTGGACCTGACGGCGCCGGTGCTGGGGGTCGGCGACGCCGCGGTGCTGGCCGATCTTCTGCCGATGCTGCACCTGGACGAGTCGATCGCCCCGGCCCACCGTGAATGGCCGCCGGTCCCACCCGGTGCCGATGCCCTGTTCGTGTTCAGCTCCGGAACCACCGGACTGCCCAAGGCCGTGCGGCACTCGCATGCAGGTTTCGCCACCGCGGTGCGGCACTGGCGGAGCGCGCTGGGCCTCACGGCCGATGACCGCATGCAGATCATGACGCCGCCCTCGCACATTCTCGGGCTGCTCAACATCGCCACCGTCCTGGACACCGGGGCCTGGATGCGGCTACATCCGCGCTTCGATGTCGACCGCATGCTGTCGCATATCCAAGACGACCGGATCACCATCGAAATGGCCGTTGCGCCCATCGCTTTGGCCATCGCCGCGCACCCGCGCCTGGAGAGCTTCGACCTGTCTTCCCTGCACTACATCATGTGGTGCGCCACACCGGTGACCAAGAGTGTCGCCGACACCGTGACCGAGAGGATCGGTGTGCCGTGGGTGTCGGCCTACGGTGCCAGCGAGCTGCCGGTGATCGCCTGTTGCCCCACCGGTGACGCGCGGTTGGACACCGTGGGTAAACCGGTACCCGGGGTGAGCGTACGCATTGCCGAGAGCGGCGAGATTCAGGTGCGCTCGGACTCGGTGATGGTCGGCTACCTGCCCGACGACGCCACGGCCGACGCATTCGACGATGGCTGGTACCGCACCGGAGACATCGGTGAACTGGACAGCGGCGGCTGGCTGCGAATCACCGACCGGCTCAAGGAGATGATCAAGGTCCGCGGATTCCAGGTCGCGCCGGCCGAGGTGGAGGCGATTCTGCACGGGCACCCGGCGGTGCAGGACTGTGCGGTTTTCGGCGTCCCCGACGGCGTCAACGGCGAGGCGGTCGTCGCGGCGGTGACGACCGGAAAGCCGGTGAGCGAAACGGAATTGATCGCTCTGGTGGGCGAGCGACTGTCCTCCTACAAACGCCCGAGCCGGGTGGTGTTCGTCGATGCCATTCCGCGGTTGCCGTCGGGCAAGGTCTTGCGGCGGGTGCTGCGCGACGGGTATCGCTGACCCGCCGAACGGCCACTTATCGCACGCTTCTCCGTGAAATGTCTGTGATAAGTGGACACTCGGCGTCAGATGGCGAGCTCCTCGGAGCGCTGCACGGTGCCGGTGATCCCGCCGGCGTCCTGCCCGGCCAGCAGCACCGCGGCCCGCCCCATTGCCTCGGGAGGTTCGACCATCTCGGGTGGAATCTCGATCCCCCCGCCGCCGGCCCGCCACCCCTCGGTGAGTACCACCCGGGATGGGCTCAGGCAGTTCACCGCGATGTTGTCACCGCGTAGGTCATCGGCCAGGCCGAGGTAGAGCCGCTCGGCGGCGGCCTTGGACACCCAGTACGCGTTGGCGCCCGCCATCCCGACCCCGGTGGTGGTGACGGCCATCAGTGAGCCGCCGCCGCGAGCGCGGACATGCGGGATGACGGCCTTGGTCACCAGGAACACCCCGGTGAGGTTCACGTCCAGGCACAGTTGCCAGCGCTTCAACGGCGTCGTCTCCACCGGGCCGAGCCACAGCACGCCGGCGTTGGCGACCAGGATGTCGATCGCGCCGAACTCCGAAACCGTCTCAGCGACGGCGTCATTGACCGATGCTTCGCTGGTGACATCGCACGCTACGGCGAGTGCGGTACCGCCCCGCGCGCGGATCGAATCGGCCACCGAACCAATGGTGCCCTCCAGAGTGCTCGGGCGTTCGGTGCGGGCTGCCACTGCGACGGAGGCGCCCGCGGACGCGAGCGACCGGGCGATGGTCGCCCCGATACCCCGGCTGGCCCCCGCGACGAATGCGGTCTTGCCGGCGAGTGAACTCACTTGGGCGGAAACCGCAGCGCCCCGTCGAGACGGATGATCTCGCCGTTGAGGTAGTCGTTCTCGATGATGCTCTGGGCCAGCTGGGCGTACTCGGTTGAGCGACCCATCCGCTTCGGGAACGGAACCTGCGGTGCCCAATACTGCTCCAACTGATCGGCGGCCTTCCCGTAGGCGGGGGTGTTGATGGTGCCGGGGGCAATGGTGTTCACGCGAATCCCCAACGGGGACAGATCGCGTGCGGCCACCAGCGTCATGCCGAGGACGCCACCCTTGGCCGCGGCGTAGGCCAGCTGGCCGATCTGCCCCTCGTAGCCGGCAATCGAGGCGGTGTTGACGATGACACCGCGGCCGCCCTCCTCCAGGGGTTCGGTGCGCCCGATGGCCGCCGCGGCCAGTCGCATCACGTTGAACACCGCCGTCAGATAGAACTTGACCGTGGTCTCGAAGCCCTCCAGGCCGTGCGGTGAACCATCCTTGCCGACCAGCCGGCCGCCCGCCGCCGGTCCACCGTGGGTGTCTACCGAGATGCGTAGTGGGGCAAGAGCTTCGGCTTCGGCGATGGCGGCGTTGACGGATTCTTCTGATGTCGCGTCGGTGCGGACGTACTTGACGCCCAGTTCGTCGGCGAGTTTTGGGCCCTTCTCGTCGGCAAGGTCGGCCACGACCACCTTCGCCCCTGCGGCATGGAGGCGGCGGACGGTCGCCTCCCCGAGGCCTCCAGCGCCACCGACGACCAGTGCGGAGCTTCCGGCGATGTCCATCTACTTCTCCTTGTTGCAACTCTTACTCTCGGGTAGAGAGAATAACATTCTCGTTTCCGTCTGAAAGGGGCAGTTAATGCCTGATGCCGTGATCGTCTCCGCGCTGCGCACACCGATCGGCACCGCCAAGAAGGGCACACTGCGCGATACCGACGCCTATCTGCTCGCCGACCATGTCGTGGCAGCGGTCGCCGCCGGACTCGGCGGCGCCCCGGTGGACGATGTCATCCTCGGCGAAGGCCTCTACGGCGGCGGTGTGATCGCCCGGCACGCAGCCGTCACCGCCGGCCTGACCTCGGTGCCCGGACTGGCCGTGAACAGGCACTGTGCGGCCGGACAGTCCGCCGTGCAGTCCGCCGCGGCGAGTATCCGGGCCGGGATGGATCAGCTGGTGATCGCCGGCGGGGTGAACTCCGCATCCACCTCACCGCGGTTCCTCCGCCAGGTGGGTTCGGAGTTTGCGCCGTGGTTCCCGCCGACCCATCCGGATCGGCCCGAGGCGCCCAACATGGACATGTCCATCACCGTCGGCTGGAACGCCGCGGTCAAGGCCGGGGTGAGCCGGGAGGAGATGGACGCCTGGGCGCTCGGCTCACACCAGAAGGCCATCGCGGCCATCGATGGGGGCCGCTTCGTAGACGAGATCGTGCCGATCGACACCCCGCACGGAGTGTTCGACACCGACGAACACCCGCGCCGGGACACCACATTGGAGAAGTTGGCCGGTCTGAAGGTGCTTCACCCCGAGATCGACGGTTTCTCGATCACCGCAGGCAATGCCTGCGGTGCCAACGACGCGTCGGCGGCACTGGCGATCGCCAGCGACCGCCTCGGGTTGCCCGCGTTGGGCCTCATCCGCGCCTGGGCGTCGGTGGGGGTGGACCCGGCGTTCACCGGACTCGCGCCGGTGGAGGCCATCACCAAGGCGTTGTCCCGGGCCAGGATGTCGCTTTCCGACGTCGACCTCTTCGAGATCAACGAGGCGTTCGCGGCGATGTGCGTCGCCACCATAAAGCTGCTCGACATCGACCCCGCCAAGGTCAACGTCAGCGGCAGCGGCTGTTCGCTCGGCCATCCGGTCGCCGCCACCGGAGCCCGGATGATCGTCACTATGGTGCACGAATTGCGCAGGCGCGGAGGCGGTGTCGGAGTGGCTGCGATGTGTGCGGGCGGCGGCATGGGTTCGGCCACGGTCATCGAGGTCGCGCCATAGAGTTTCAGGCGATGGATATCAGCGAATTGTTGGCCGCCGCCCGGGGCGGATCGATGCGGGCGGCGGGCCGGCTGCTGAGCCTGGTCGAAAGCGAGCGTCGCGACGAGCTGTTGGCGGTGCTGCCCGCGTCCCCGGTGCGCACCGTCGGGATCACCGGGCCGCCGGGCGCCGGCAAGTCGACCACCGTGGCGGTTCTCGTCTCGGCGTACCGGGCCGCCGGGCTGCGCGTCGCGGTGCTGGCCGTCGATCCGTCGTCCCCGTACAGCGGGGGTGCGCTGCTCGGCGACCGGATCCGGATGGCTGCCCACATCAACGACCCGGACGTGATGATCCGTTCGGTGGCCACCCGCGGGCATCTGGGCGGGCTGGCCGCCGCGGTGCCGGCGGCGATCCGGCTGCTGGCGGCGCTGAACTACGACATCGTGGTGCTGGAGACCGTCGGGGTCGGGCAGTCCGAGATCGAGATCGCCGCCGTCGCCGACCCGACGGTCGCCATCCTCAACCCGGGGGCCGGCGACGCGATCCAGGCCGCCAAGGCGGGACTGCTGGAGATCGCCGACATCATCGTGGTCAACAAGGCCGATCGCGACGGTGCTGAGCAGACCGCTCGCGACCTGCACATCGAGACCGGGCTGCCGATCCTCAAGATCATCGCCGCGCAGAACATCGGCATCGAGGCGCTGATCGCCGCCATCGATGACCACCACCGAGCCGACAACGACGAACGCCGTTCCATCCGGGCGCGGCTGCAGATCCTGTCACTGGCCCAGAGCGCGTTGCAGTCGCATCCCGGACTCGCTGAACTGGCCGGGCGGGTGGCCGACGGGGACCTCGACGTCTACGCGGCGACCACTCGGCTGCTCGGTGGGGCGCAGGTCAGCCCCCGATGAGAATGTGGTTTCCGCTTTAGAGAAATGCTATTGTGCGAATTCGTCAATACATTCTTCCTGGTAGCCGAGGAGCCTGATGCAAAAGGCGCTTGCCCCCGAGATCTCCACCTGGCCCGATGAGTTCCCACAACTCATCGGGAGCCAGTGCGGTGCGTGTTCCGCGACGACGTTCCCACGCCAGCAGCGCTGCCCGAAGTGCAGCAAGGCCGACATGTCGGATCTGTTGTTGCCTCGCCGCGGCACGGTCGTGGCCTGGACGACCCAGGGGTTCCCGCCGGGAGCGCCATACGCCGGTCCGACCGGCAAGGATTTCGTGCCGTTCGGTGTCGGCCTGGTCCAACTCGGTGACGTGATCCGCGTCGAGGGCCGGCTCACCGAGAATGACCCGGCCAAACTGGAATTCGGCATGGAGGTCGAGCTGACGATGCAGCCGTTCGCCACCGATGACGACGGCGACGAGCTCGTCACCTTCTGGTTCCAGCCGGTTCGGAAAGGGTCCGACTCATGAGCAATGACGTAGCCATCATCGGCGTGGGCATCCACCCCTTCGGCAGGTTCGACAAGACCGCGATGGAGATGGGCGCCGAGGCGATCACCAGTGCGCTGGCCGACGCCAAGCTGGAATGGAAGGACATCCAGTTCGGGTTCGGCGGCAGTTACGAGGTGTCCAATCCGGACGCCGTGACGCGCCTGGTCGGGCTGACCGGCATCACGTTCACCAATGTCTTCAATGCCTGTGCCACCTCGGCCAGTGCCATCCAGCAGACCGCGGACACCATCCGGCTGGGCAAGTACGACATCGGTATCGCGATCGGCCTGGACAAGCATCCGCGTGGCGCCTTCACCGATGATCCGGCCAAACTCGCGCTGCCGCAGTGGTACGCCAACAACGGCCAGTTCGTGACCACGAAGTTCTTCGGCATGAAGGCCAATCACTACATCCACAAGCACGGCATCTCCGAGGAGACGCTGGCCCGGGTGGCCAACAAGAACTTCCGCAACGGCGTGCTGAACCCGAATGCTTTCCGGCGCAAGGAAATCAGTGTGGACGAGATCATGGCCTCGCCGGTCCTGAACTATCCACTGCGCCAGTACATGTTCTGCGCGCCCGACGAGGGTGCGGCCGCGGTCATCATGTGCCGCGCCGATATCGCGCACCGCTACACCGACAAGCCGGTCTACGTGCGCGCCAGCGAGATCCGCACCCGCACCTTCGGCGCCTACGAGGTGCACGCCACGTCGGCACCGCTGGACGAGGATCCGTCGCCGACGGTGTTCGCGGCCAAAGCCGCCTACGAGGCCGCCGGGATCGGGCCCGAGGATGTCGACGTCGCGCAGCTGCAGGACACCGACGCCGGCGCCGAGGTCATCCACATGGCCGAAACCGGTCTGTGCGCCGACGGTGAGCAAGAAAAGATGCTCATCGACGGAGCCACCGAGATCAACGGAACGATCCCGGTGAACACCGACGGCGGTTTGATCGCGAACGGTGAGCCGATCGGTGCGTCGGGCCTGCGACAGATGCACGAACTGGTGCGCCAGTTGCGCGGCGAAGCGGGGGAGCGTCAGGTGCCCGGCCACCCGCGCGTCGGACTGGCCCAGGTCTACGGGGCCCCCGGCACCGCGTCGGCGACCATTCTCTCGCTGTAGCGTGCCCGGCGCGGTAACGGCGTTCTCATAGGAATAGAGTGCGATTCATGGCTGACCAGACCCCTGAATACCGCTTCGTCACATACGAAACCCTCGACGAGGGCACCATCGCCCGGATCATGCTGAACCGGCCGGAGGCGCGCAACGCGCAGAACCGCGGGATGCTCGTCGAGTTGCACGAAGCGTTCCTGCGGGCCGAGGCCGATGACACCGTACGGGTGGTGATCCTGGGCGGGCATGGACCGATGTTCTCTGCCGGACACGATGTCGGGTCCAAGGTGCAGATCGGTGAGTACTCGCCCGGCCCGGATCAGCACCCGAGCTTCACCGTGAACGGCGGTACCCGAGAGGGCGCCGAGAAGCTGATGCTGCAGGAGTGGCATCACTATTTCGAGAACACCCGCCGCTGGCGCAATCTGCGCAAGATCACCATCGCCTCGGTGCACGGCGACGTCTACGCCGCGGCGCTGATGCTGATGTGGTCCTGCGATCTCATCGTCGCCGCCGACAACACCCGGTTCACCGACGTGGTCGGCACGCGGTTGGGCATGTGCGGCGTCGAATACTTTGCTCACCCATGGGAGTTCGGCGCCCGTAAGACCAAGGAGCTGATGCTCACCGGAGATACCCTCTCGGTCGAGGAGGGGCATGCGCTGGGGATGGTCTCCAAGATCTTCCCCGCCGACGAACTCGCGGACAAGACCGTCGAGTTCGCGCGGCGCATCGCCAAGGTGCCCACGATGGCTGCGCTGCTGGTCAAGGAGTCGGTGAATCAGACCCAGGACAATCAGGGTTTCTACAACTCGCTCAATGCCTGCTTCACCATGCACCAGCTGAACCACAGCCACTGGGCGCAGGTGCATGGCAACAAGTTCCCTGTCGGCTTGGCCGAGGACGGGCTACTGGACTGGCGGACCGCGGGTCCGCCCGGACCGTCGCGCAAAGATCAGCCCTAGCCTGCGATTTGTGGAGTTTTACCCGGAACCAGTCCGGTGTCGTGTCTCGGGACATCGCTGACACATATGTCTCGGGACATCGCTGACACTTATGGTGCCGGTTGGGGCTCGCGAGTGCGATAGCTGCGGGTGGTCTTGTCGCCGGGTTGATATCTGCGTTTGGGGTTGGCGACCAGTGTGCGCACGAGTCGGTTTCCGCTGAAGATCGTGATGTGGTCGCCGTCGCGGATGGCGTGGCATTGGTGCCCGGCCCACCGCAGCCCGACATTGACGTCGTAGGGGCCCACGTTGAGTCGTCCGGTTTTCTTATCGACGACGTTGCAGGTGACAAAGACCGGTCCCGGCAGCGGCCGGGGTGCTGGGCGAGCGGATACGGTGGCGCTGAATACGGCCGCCGGCGTCACCCCGCGGTGGGCACGGTGGCGACGGTGATGGTTGTAGAAATCGCGGAACGCGTCCAAAAGCGTATTGAGTTCAGCGATGGTCATCGGCGCCCTCTGGGCCCGCAGCCATTTCTTCAGGGTCTGCCAGAACCGTTCGATCTTGCCGCAGGTCTGCGGGTGATACGGGGTGGAGTTGATGGTCTGGGTCCCCAGCGTGCGCAGGTTGATCTCGAAGGCTGACTCGTGGCCGCGCAGGCGACCGGTGTAAACGGAGCCGTTGTCTGTCAACGACATTGCCGGAATCCCGCACTCCCAGATACCGGCCATGATGACTGCCCAGACCAGCTCCCCGTCGGCATCACCGGTGGCCGCGTGCAGCCCGACCAGGTACCGGGAGTGATCATCGAGGGTGCCTGCGATCGCGACGTGGGTGCCATCGGCGAGTTGCCATTGCGTCCAGTCCGACTGCCAACACTCGTTGGGTCGGGTGAAGCAGAAGCGTTTGGTCGCTGATTTCGGCCGTTTCTGCGGCTGCGGGGTGATCATGCTATGGCGAGTCAGGATCCGCCACACCGTCGATCGTGAAGGCACCAGCGCGGCATCGACAGTACTGTCGTCGCGCAGTGACCACACGATGGATTCCGGCCCATGATCAACGCCTTGGTCAAGCAACCGCTGCCGGCGATCCAGGACCAGCTTCTCTACCACCGCGCTGCTCTGCCCTGGGCACCGACGCGGGCGCCGCGACAGGTCCTGCAGCCCGGCCAGGCCGTGCTGCAGGAACCGTCGTCGCCACTTGTAGAACGTCTCTCGGGAGATGTTCTCGCGGCGGCAGAACTCCGCCACATTGTCGATCTGCCCGGCCAACGCCGCAGCCATGCGAATGTCCATCGCCGTCACCTTCTGGGCCATGAACCATCCTGGTCGCGGCCCTACTCAGGTGTCAGCGATGTCCCGAGACATATGTGTCAGCGATGTCCCGAAACCGGACACCGGAACCAGTCCGGCTAAAACTCCACAAATCACGCGGGGGATTCACCGGTGGCGGCCGCATACCCGCTGCGGTAGCCGAACGTCATCGCCGGGCCGAGGGTGCCGCCCGCGCCGCCGTAGGCCTTTCCGGTGACCCCGGCCATCGCGTTGCCGGCGGCGAACAGGCCGGGAATCACCCTTCCGCTGACGTGCAGCACCCGGCCGTCGCGGTCGGTGCGCGGTCCGCCCTTGGTGCCCATCGCGCCTACCGCCACCGGGACGGCGTAGAAGGGTGCGGTGTCCAACGGCCCCAGGGTCTGCAAGGCCGGCGACGCGGCCGTCGGATCACCCCAGTATCCATCGTAAGCGCTTGCGCCACGGCCGAAGTCGGGATCGTGCTCCTGCTCGACGTTTCTGTTCCATGCCTCGACGGTCCCGACCAGGCCCGCGGGGTCGACCCCGATCTTGTCGGCGAGCTGCTCCAGTGTCGGTGACTCGTTGAACCACTCCGGCGCCGGTCCGTTCGGGTCGATGCCGAGGAAGCCGTACCGTTTCAGGTGTTGGGCATCGAAGACGATCCAGGCCGGATCGTTGAGGTAGCCGGCCCGTGGGTCGAGGTGATGGAACGGTCCGGCCATCGAGTTGTACTCACCGGCCTCGTTGAGGAAGCGCTTCCCGGCGCGGTTGACGATGATGCTGCGCGGCCGGGTCCGTTCCAGCCGGACACTGCGGCTGCGGGGCTTGCCGCCGAGGGTGTCCCCGGGAATCTGCACGATGGGCACCCACCACGCTTCGCCCATGTTGGCCAGGTCGGCGCCGTGCGCCATCGCCATGCGCAGACCGTCGCCGGTGTTGTTCGGCGGGGACACCGCGCCGCGCATCGGACCGCGCAGGTACGCGTCGACAAGGCCGGGATCCCATTCGAATCCACCGGTCGCCAGGATCACGGCTCGCCGGGCGCGGACCCGGATGTCTTTGCCGTCATGGTTGATCCGGACGCCGACGATGCCGTCGGCCGATCCGAGAAGTTCGACGGCGCGCGCCTCGGTGACCGGTTCGACACCGCGGTCGAGAAGGCCTTTGAGCAGTCCGGCGATCAGTGCGGTACCGGCGACACACGGTTCGGTCAGCGACTCGTCCACCGTCGCGTGGATGCGGGCCTTGGTCTCGGCGTCGATACCGACATTGCTGAAGTCGACCGGGAAAGCGGTGATACGCGCGCCC is part of the Mycobacterium adipatum genome and harbors:
- a CDS encoding cobalamin B12-binding domain-containing protein, whose translation is MATRVLVAKPGLDGHDRGAKIVARTLRDAGFEVIYTGIRQRIEDIVSIALQEDVALVGLSILSGAHVAMTKRTVDALRAADAGDIAVVVGGTIPESDVQKLLDAGAAAVFPTGTALETLVTEVRALTEKAGEHAS
- a CDS encoding TIGR03564 family F420-dependent LLM class oxidoreductase produces the protein MRLGVMIGAERGDMSRKVKKLVSDIEWADSAGLATAWMPQVPDDFDLLTMVSLMASHSTRIELGTAVVPLQAQHPIALARQALSVHAISNGRLALGVGPSHHWIIRDMLGLPYDKPAAYTRDYLQVFNAAIAGPGPVDVENDHFTVHNPTALAAESPMPVLVAALGPVMLQIAGEHADGTSLWMADEKAIGEHIAPKINKAAAGAGKPAPRIVAGIPVTLCANSEIDSAKDRANRILAEAETSPNYQRLLDRGDARTVGDLCAAGDEESILKRFKAFADAGVTDLSVRLLPIGDTRDELIASKYRTREVIAELAKQVR
- a CDS encoding CaiB/BaiF CoA transferase family protein, coding for MLAGPYATMLLADLGAEVIKVEPPGGEISRQVSDSYFASLNRNKRSVCLDLRSAEGQTKLGELVSDSHALLVNMKPSAIKKLGLTYQHLRRHNEQIVCVALTGYGLHGGDDPAFDYVIQAATGVAAMTGDPDGPPTLPGYSAADNSTGLTAALGLLAQIVSGRGGQVDVCLRDVMLSQLNYRAAAYLNDGTAPKRYPFGAHSYYVPAQLFPTADGYLALFITHDGFWRSFAAEAGVTGFATMAQRAAAREDVLTAVTAALAGDTAVNWERRLTLLGIPAAAVRSLPEALEATPDLVVQAGDFRLVASPIKIDGFAPEYRPAPVFQAAQSS
- a CDS encoding 2Fe-2S iron-sulfur cluster-binding protein; this encodes MTAEPVPADEVTILLDGARTTILPVAGDTLLETARRAGLTPPFACEAGNCGTCIAKLSEGSATMKVNDALDDDEVEEGYVLTCQAIPDPGPLTVNYDD
- a CDS encoding class I adenylate-forming enzyme family protein → MAAVNEPVLAFGVRQYSMAELDALSDGMAAVLAARGVTAGDRVALMSSNRPEFVVALRAIWRLGAAVVLMSPSWKPAEVAHALDLTAPVLGVGDAAVLADLLPMLHLDESIAPAHREWPPVPPGADALFVFSSGTTGLPKAVRHSHAGFATAVRHWRSALGLTADDRMQIMTPPSHILGLLNIATVLDTGAWMRLHPRFDVDRMLSHIQDDRITIEMAVAPIALAIAAHPRLESFDLSSLHYIMWCATPVTKSVADTVTERIGVPWVSAYGASELPVIACCPTGDARLDTVGKPVPGVSVRIAESGEIQVRSDSVMVGYLPDDATADAFDDGWYRTGDIGELDSGGWLRITDRLKEMIKVRGFQVAPAEVEAILHGHPAVQDCAVFGVPDGVNGEAVVAAVTTGKPVSETELIALVGERLSSYKRPSRVVFVDAIPRLPSGKVLRRVLRDGYR
- a CDS encoding SDR family NAD(P)-dependent oxidoreductase → MSSLAGKTAFVAGASRGIGATIARSLASAGASVAVAARTERPSTLEGTIGSVADSIRARGGTALAVACDVTSEASVNDAVAETVSEFGAIDILVANAGVLWLGPVETTPLKRWQLCLDVNLTGVFLVTKAVIPHVRARGGGSLMAVTTTGVGMAGANAYWVSKAAAERLYLGLADDLRGDNIAVNCLSPSRVVLTEGWRAGGGGIEIPPEMVEPPEAMGRAAVLLAGQDAGGITGTVQRSEELAI
- a CDS encoding SDR family NAD(P)-dependent oxidoreductase yields the protein MDIAGSSALVVGGAGGLGEATVRRLHAAGAKVVVADLADEKGPKLADELGVKYVRTDATSEESVNAAIAEAEALAPLRISVDTHGGPAAGGRLVGKDGSPHGLEGFETTVKFYLTAVFNVMRLAAAAIGRTEPLEEGGRGVIVNTASIAGYEGQIGQLAYAAAKGGVLGMTLVAARDLSPLGIRVNTIAPGTINTPAYGKAADQLEQYWAPQVPFPKRMGRSTEYAQLAQSIIENDYLNGEIIRLDGALRFPPK
- a CDS encoding thiolase family protein — its product is MPDAVIVSALRTPIGTAKKGTLRDTDAYLLADHVVAAVAAGLGGAPVDDVILGEGLYGGGVIARHAAVTAGLTSVPGLAVNRHCAAGQSAVQSAAASIRAGMDQLVIAGGVNSASTSPRFLRQVGSEFAPWFPPTHPDRPEAPNMDMSITVGWNAAVKAGVSREEMDAWALGSHQKAIAAIDGGRFVDEIVPIDTPHGVFDTDEHPRRDTTLEKLAGLKVLHPEIDGFSITAGNACGANDASAALAIASDRLGLPALGLIRAWASVGVDPAFTGLAPVEAITKALSRARMSLSDVDLFEINEAFAAMCVATIKLLDIDPAKVNVSGSGCSLGHPVAATGARMIVTMVHELRRRGGGVGVAAMCAGGGMGSATVIEVAP